From Papaver somniferum cultivar HN1 unplaced genomic scaffold, ASM357369v1 unplaced-scaffold_29, whole genome shotgun sequence, a single genomic window includes:
- the LOC113341325 gene encoding uncharacterized protein LOC113341325 isoform X1, with protein sequence MASRCRSISKPALNFFKSTINKPSTTTKPIPSVHLPRSYPTFSRLPTEMGCVQSLLPLFSAVSSSRLTSCLGIDSINSRALSQGTCRSNPGV encoded by the exons ATGGCGTCTCGTTGTAGATCCATCTCAAAACCCGCTCTCAACTTTTTCAAATCAACCATCAATAAACCTTCAACTACTACCAAACCAATTCCTTCTGTTCATCTTCCCCGTTCCTATCCTACGTTCTCAAG ATTACCTACAGAAATGGGATGTGTACAATCACTTTTGCCATTGTTCAGTGCTGTATCTTCATCTCGTTTGACGTCTTGTCTTGGGATTGATTCGATAAATTCAAGAGCATTGTCTCAGGGTACTTGCCGTTCAAACCCAGGAGTTTGA
- the LOC113341319 gene encoding mitogen-activated protein kinase kinase kinase 1-like isoform X1 → MEESVASNSPPHHQNRLHHRFKPTQPVADRIVRAYHHRLRLLHRSENNFFILGATGNVYTVTLSTAPSCNCPDRAVPCKHILFVFLRVLGVSLDDQCLRRKTLRTCQLTRLLNTPTSLQSMAGARARERFHHLFSTSNASPPPRIELGNDATCPICLDEMNKEDKVVECGTCRNVLHKECLITWKRSRGRGATCVICRARWREKAEQDKYLNLAAYAGEEDTIQDGVHLCCD, encoded by the coding sequence ATGGAAGAATCAGTTGCCTCCAATTCACCACCACACCATCAGAACCGGCTGCATCATAGGTTTAAGCCGACACAACCGGTGGCAGATCGAATAGTTCGAGCTTACCACCATCGTCTCCGTCTGCTCCATCGTTCCGAAAATAATTTCTTCATTTTAGGCGCAACCGGCAATGTGTATACAGTCACTTTATCCACGGCCCCGTCTTGCAATTGCCCAGACCGTGCTGTTCCATGCAAACACATTCTCTTTGTGTTTCTGCGTGTTCTTGGAGTCTCTCTCGACGACCAATGTCTTCGGAGAAAAACCCTTAGGACATGTCAACTTACGCGTCTACTCAACACGCCCACATCGCTTCAATCCATGGCCGGTGCACGCGCACGTGAGAGATTCCATCATCTATTCTCAACATCGAATGCAAGCCCTCCGCCCCGAATCGAGTTGGGAAACGACGCTACCTGTCCCATATGTTTAGACGAGATGAATAAAGAAGACAAAGTTGTAGAATGTGGGACGTGTAGGAATGTGTTGCACAAGGAATGTTTGATAACTTGGAAGAGAAGTCGTGGGAGGGGAGCTACTTGCGTGATTTGTAGGGCACGGTGGAGGGAGAAAGCCGAACAAGATAAGTATCTTAACCTTGCTGCCTATGCCGGAGAAGAAGACACCATTCAAGATGGAGTTCATCTCTGCTGTGACTAA
- the LOC113341325 gene encoding uncharacterized protein LOC113341325 isoform X2 — translation MASRCRSISKPALNFFKSTINKPSTTTKPIPSVHLPRSYPTFSRLPTEMGCVQSLLPLFSAVSSSRLTSCLGIDSINSRALSQELGLSVPR, via the exons ATGGCGTCTCGTTGTAGATCCATCTCAAAACCCGCTCTCAACTTTTTCAAATCAACCATCAATAAACCTTCAACTACTACCAAACCAATTCCTTCTGTTCATCTTCCCCGTTCCTATCCTACGTTCTCAAG ATTACCTACAGAAATGGGATGTGTACAATCACTTTTGCCATTGTTCAGTGCTGTATCTTCATCTCGTTTGACGTCTTGTCTTGGGATTGATTCGATAAATTCAAGAGCATTGTCTCAGG AATTAGGTCTCAGTGTGCCGCGATAA
- the LOC113341319 gene encoding uncharacterized protein LOC113341319 isoform X2: MARCSIELEPRTLNELELNVAREAAVDIVLNSGSGSNELASKLLPERLRPMFSLKEIILDDNEEEEQQDSIANWYKENSGTSKTNSGGKSKVVASVNVKLDNLQMGCDPNCACNVKPISIRKSPNSKYRIREPVSAPF; this comes from the exons ATGGCGCGGTGCTCAATTGAGTTGGAACCTAGAACTTTGAACGAACTCGAACTCAATGTTGCCAGG GAAGCAGCCGTGGACATTGTTCTGAATTCCGGATCGGGATCTAATGAATTAGCTTCAAAACTTCTCCCTGAG AGATTGAGACCAATGTTCTCCTTAAAAGAGATTATATTGGAcgacaacgaagaagaagaacagcaagATTCAATTGCCAACTGGTACAAAGAGAACAGTGGTACCAGTAAAACCAATAGTGGCGGTAAAAGTAAAGTTGTAGCATCAGTGAACGTAAAATTGGATAACCTGCAGATGGGCTGTGATCCAAACTGCGCGTGTAATGTGAAACCTATAAGCATCCGTAAATCTCCCAACAGTAAATATAGGATTAGGGAGCCAGTCTCAGCTCCTTTCTAA
- the LOC113341380 gene encoding uncharacterized protein LOC113341380, with translation MRPPPGLVHSPNQVCKLRKALYEIKQAPRAWFEKFSTAILQFGFSQIPYDLAMFFRISAKGTILLLLYVDDMVIMGSDSKGIKSLKTHLNLCFQMKDLGHLRYFLGIEVDRSSEAYFISQVKYAAEILNRAGITDSKVSKTPLELNVKLNPSDGKALSDPTLYRQLVVNLNYLTIIRPDISNAVHVVSQFMYAPRTTHFSSILRILRYIKGTLYQGLQFSSKSDLRLHAYTDSDWAEDVTDRRSTSGYYIFLGNSLISWCSKKQSVVSRSSSEAEYRALAHTTSEIFWLRWLLSDMGIHLTGSIPLYCDNKYAIHIAHNDVFHDRTKHIEIDCHFVCHHSKKKTITLPYVSSEMQLADLFTKSLSSPRLNFLANNLKMCSIPS, from the coding sequence ATGAGACCCCCTCCAGGTTTAGTTCATTCTCCTAATCAAGTATGTAAGCTTCGTAAAGCTCTCTATGAAatcaaacaagcacctcgtgcatgGTTTGAGAAATTTTCTACTGCTATTCTTCAATTTGGTTTCAGTCAAATCCCATATGACTTAGCAATGTTCTTCAGAATATCTGCAAAAGGAACAATACTTCTTcttttatatgtggatgatatggttATCATGGGCAGTGACTCAAAAGGTATTAAATCTCTTAAAACTCATCTGAATTTATGCTTtcaaatgaaagatcttggtcACTTAAGATATTTCCTTGGGATAGAAGTTGATAGGTCATCTGAAGCTTACTTTATATCTCAAGTTAAGTATGCCGCTGAGATTCTTAATCGAGCTGGAATAACAGACAGTAAGGTTTCGAAAACACCTCTAGAACTTAACGTTAAGCTCAATCCTAGTGATGGAAAAGCTTTGTCTGATCCAACTTTGTATAGACAACTAGTTGTAAATCTCAATTACTTAACGATAATAAGACCGGATATTAGCAATGCAGTACACGTTGTAAGTCAATTCATGTATGCTCCTCGTACTACACATTTTTCTTCCATTCTCAGGATTCTAAGATACATCAAGGGGACATTGTATCAAGGATTGCAGTTCTCTTCTAAGTCAGACCTTCGTCTCCATGCTTATACAGACTCCGATTGGGCAGAGGATGTAACAGATAGAAGATCCACATCTGGTTATTATATTTTTCTAGGCAACTCTCTCATATCTTGGTGTAGTAAGAAACAGTCAGTTGTCTCTCGATCTAGTTCTGAGGCTGAATATAGGGCTTTGGCACACACTACATCTGAAATATTTTGGTTACGGTGGTTACTGAGTGATATGGGCATCCATCTGACAGGGTCTATTCCTTTATACTGTGACAATAAATATGCTATTCATATCGCTCATAATGATGTTTTTCATGATCGTACAAAACACATTGAAATCGATTGTCATTTTGTATGTCATCACTCCAAAAAGAAGACCATTACACTACCATACGTCAGCTCGGAAATGCAGCTTGCAGATCTTTTCACCAAGTCATTGTCTTCTCCCAGACTCAATTTTTTGGCCAACAACCTCAAGATGTGTTCTATACCATCTTGA